The Paracoccus sediminicola genome has a segment encoding these proteins:
- the typA gene encoding translational GTPase TypA, giving the protein MDIRNIAIIAHVDHGKTTLVDELLKQSGSFRENQSVAERAMDSNDIERERGITILAKATSVEWKGTRINIVDTPGHADFGGEVERILSMVDGVCLLVDAAEGPMPQTKFVTSKALALGLKPIVVLNKVDKPAAEPEHALNEVFDLFANLGASDEQLDFPHLYASGIGGWAVADLEDERKDLTALFDLILNHVDPPQQVQQAAEPFRMLATTLGADPFLGRILTGRVESGRAKAGDTVKVLNRENERVEQFRISKVLAFRGLTQQPIDEAQAGDIVSIAGMSKGTVADTICAPEVEAAIPAQPIDPPTISVTFGINDSPLAGQDGKKVQSRVIRERLMKEAESNVAIKVEDTPGGEAFVVSGRGELQMGVLIENMRREGYELSISRPRVIFREEDGQRMEPVEEAIIDVDDDYTGAVIEKLTGDRKGELIDMRPAGHGKTRIVAHVPSRGLIGYHGEFMTDTRGNGVLNRIFHGWTPYKGTIQGRRQGVLISMENGVSVAYALWNLEERGKLFIGAQEQVYTGMIIGEHSRDNDLEVNPLKGKKLTNVRASGTDEAVRLTPPVRMSLEEAIAYIDDDELVEVTPKNIRLRKRHLDPHERKRAARSE; this is encoded by the coding sequence ATGGATATCCGCAACATCGCCATCATCGCCCATGTCGACCACGGCAAGACGACTCTGGTGGACGAGCTTCTCAAGCAATCCGGCAGTTTCCGTGAAAACCAGTCCGTGGCCGAACGCGCCATGGACAGCAACGATATCGAGCGCGAGCGGGGCATCACCATCCTCGCCAAGGCCACCTCGGTCGAGTGGAAGGGCACGCGGATCAACATCGTCGACACGCCCGGCCACGCCGATTTCGGCGGCGAGGTGGAACGGATCCTGTCAATGGTCGATGGCGTCTGCCTGCTGGTGGATGCGGCCGAAGGCCCGATGCCGCAGACGAAATTCGTAACCTCCAAGGCGCTCGCGCTCGGGCTGAAACCGATCGTGGTGCTGAACAAGGTCGACAAGCCCGCCGCCGAACCCGAACACGCGCTGAACGAAGTCTTCGACCTGTTTGCCAATCTGGGCGCGTCGGACGAGCAGCTCGATTTCCCGCATCTCTATGCGTCGGGGATCGGGGGCTGGGCCGTCGCCGATCTGGAGGATGAGCGCAAGGATCTGACCGCGCTGTTCGACCTGATCCTGAACCATGTCGATCCGCCGCAGCAGGTGCAGCAAGCCGCGGAACCCTTCCGGATGCTCGCCACCACGCTCGGCGCCGACCCGTTCCTGGGCCGCATCCTGACCGGTCGCGTCGAAAGCGGCCGCGCAAAGGCCGGGGACACGGTCAAGGTGCTGAATCGCGAAAACGAGCGGGTCGAGCAGTTCCGCATCTCCAAGGTGCTGGCCTTTCGCGGCCTGACCCAGCAACCCATCGACGAGGCGCAGGCCGGTGATATCGTCAGCATCGCCGGCATGTCGAAAGGCACCGTCGCCGACACGATCTGCGCCCCCGAGGTCGAGGCCGCGATCCCCGCACAACCCATCGATCCGCCGACCATCTCGGTCACCTTCGGGATCAACGATTCGCCGCTGGCCGGTCAGGACGGCAAGAAGGTGCAATCCCGCGTCATCCGCGAGCGGCTGATGAAGGAAGCGGAATCCAACGTCGCCATTAAGGTCGAGGATACGCCCGGCGGCGAGGCTTTTGTCGTCTCGGGCCGGGGCGAACTGCAGATGGGCGTGCTGATCGAGAACATGCGCCGCGAAGGCTATGAGCTGTCGATCTCGCGCCCCCGCGTGATCTTCCGCGAAGAGGACGGCCAGCGGATGGAACCGGTCGAGGAAGCCATCATCGACGTCGATGACGACTATACCGGCGCGGTGATCGAGAAACTGACCGGCGACCGCAAGGGCGAGCTGATTGACATGCGCCCGGCCGGCCACGGCAAGACCCGCATTGTCGCCCATGTCCCCTCGCGCGGGCTGATCGGCTATCACGGCGAATTCATGACCGACACGCGCGGCAACGGCGTGCTGAACCGCATCTTCCACGGCTGGACGCCCTATAAGGGCACCATCCAGGGCCGCCGCCAGGGCGTTCTCATCAGCATGGAAAACGGCGTCTCGGTGGCCTATGCGCTGTGGAACCTCGAAGAGCGCGGCAAGCTGTTCATCGGCGCGCAGGAACAGGTCTATACCGGCATGATCATCGGCGAACACAGCCGCGACAATGACCTCGAGGTGAACCCGCTCAAGGGCAAGAAACTCACCAATGTCCGCGCCTCGGGCACGGATGAGGCGGTCCGCCTGACGCCGCCGGTGCGCATGTCGCTGGAAGAGGCCATCGCCTATATCGACGATGACGAACTGGTCGAGGTCACGCCGAAAAACATCCGCCTGCGCAAGCGCCATCTCGACCCGCATGA